The window AGAAAATTAAAGAAAAGTTTTGGGAGAAAAGTGATGCACGGCTTAGTTTTTCCTCTTCTATTGATCATTTTACGAGCCTTCCGATTCCTCTGACGAACCTTTTGATCTTGTTCCCTCAGCTTGGAACCACAAGACTAAATGATCTAACTGGTTATAAAGTAGTTTGAAAACTGTCTGCAGGTTGAACAGCTACAAAATGAATAGCATCCCAAAATTGGAAGGCATTAAGCTCAGAAGAAGGTGGTCTTCTCACTTCATGATGAGTTTACAACACAAACTgtaatttttctttgtattcTACGCAAATGAATGAACAATTCCCGTTTTCTCCTGGCACACAACATGCAGAAATACGAACACTTCTGTGTACATATGTCTTTCAGTTGCAACACAACATACACAGAAGTATCCACAGTAACTGGCTTCTAAATGATTTAACAGACAGTCAGAGCTTCTCTAACTAGACCAAATCACGTGTTAACAAGTGCACCTCTGACATTTCTGATGGTGTTTAAAGACCACATGTATTTGGGAAATCATTTGAAACGTaacaatttaaaagaaaacccGTACCACCTCTCTCCCCATTTACAAACCTCATAAGTAAGGTTGTTTCTTCCTAGAATTCAACAAAAACTTATTCAGCTTATTTGTTTGAAACAGGCACAAGTCCATTGTATTATTTCCAGAGTTCATCAGTTTTCATAGAACATGCAAACAACTTCTTTATATCTTTCTAGAAGATTCTACAGTCGACAGATTAACTGCTACAAGTGAGAGTGTCAGAACTgagtataaaaggagcatcTACTAAAGgcttgggtaaaaaaaaaaaatcaagaaagaTTGAACTTGGCTGGCTGAATTACCAAGACTGTTTGTACAAGCAAGTAAGACGGCCTACTGGAGGTGGAACAAGAGAGATGATTGTCTGATAAAATGATTTCGTGTCCATCCTTCTCGAGAAGGGTCAAAAACTTTTTCCCTGCAATGGGAAATCAAAGAAGGGCAAAACAGAGGATTTTGACTTCATGCTTTGTCTCATGGGTTCCGAGGAGCCCCTCGAGGGCAATGTCACAATTGGAAGTTTGTATGAGCAAACTGATCACAAGCTCCTCAGGATTTGCCTTTCTACAAAGGCCAGAGATGGTAGTGACTGTAAGCTGAGTAATGTTACAGATGAGCCTCTTTTGCCTTACACATCCAGCACCGCTGAAGTGTAAGGCTACAGTTTATCTACACATAAATCCTCATCCAGCTCATCAGTGGGTACCTCCACTGCGGCGAACAGGCCTTTGTCCACCCATGGGTCTCTCACTTGCAGCAAATGCATCTGCAGCCCAAGCTACTCCTGGTTCTCAGGAATCAGTCCTGCTTCATGCTGATAATGAAGTTATTTCGTTTTTTTGAACAATCTGTTTATAGAATTTTACATaattagaaaacaaacaaacaattgtGTTTCATACAATAGTAATTACAGAGGTAAATTCAACATACCACAGAACAGATGCCCCCCAatcccctctccctccccaatCCCCTCTCCCTCATGATGAAGTTATTGAATCTGACACAAACTTACCTTCTGATGACTTTGCTGACACACTGACGTACTCACCCCTACACGTCAGTGCTGATCAGCTAGCAGCTGTACTGACCACTGTAGGTTCAGACTTAACCCAGCTATTAGCCTCCAGTAACCAACGGTCATGTGGGacaaacattttctgtttaaaTCAAACAGTGGCGGCAGCGGTAGCTGAAATTGAATTCTGCAAAGCTGCTTTCCTTACATGGCGGTTCCAAAGAACAATTACAGGTGTGAGCCTTCGGCTGCCTTGTGAACTCCAACATCTGACGGGAACAAGTCAGACCCTGTACAGAATCTGAGGAAAATCTCCTTTTAATTACTTTCTCTTATGAAGCTCAAGTCTTGATTGGTGTTTCAACATCTGATATAGATCCAAGGAACTGAATACAATCGGTGATATTTTTTGCTCTGGTTTTCAAGTCATCAAAAAATCTTGTTCAGTCCTTCACCACTTATGGATTCTCCGATAGATCTAAGAATTGTCCGCCAATTCTTTCTGATGCTGTCTCCTGCACCATCTCTTTgtgagctgttccttccaccaGTTTTGGCAGATTTTCTTCTGTTGGAAGCACAGTGCAGTCGTAACTGCTGAGCATGCTGAGGAGTTCTTCCATATCAGCCTTTGAGAAGTTGTCAAGAGCTTCAGTTGGCACATCGTTCTCAGTGGAGCTGATCTTGTCAGCAGATGCTTCAACCAGATCCATAAACCCGATATACAATCATGTGTTTCTCAACAATATTTACTGGATTTTCAAAGAAATCCCTTGCCATTGGGTTGGTGGATGCCAGGCCAAAATCAATCGTGGGATTAACATATTCAGATCTGAATTTTGCTTTGTATTCAAGAGTGGAGCGTGGGTGATGGACGTGTCCTAAAATATTTGTTTGGTGAAGCCACAAAGGATCAGATTCCATCGTTCTGTTACACATATGCCATAGAGGGAGGTAGAATTTTAAACCCTTTGTCGTTgctgttttatttctgttgaaATTGAAACTGTCATGCGGTCCCAATGGTGccatgtgacaaaaaaaaaatccaaaaacagTCACACTGGAGTAAATTATCCAAGAAAACCACTTTATTTAgtattcctaaaaaaaaaaaagacagaaactaGTTACTGTACTAATGGCATAATCCTGCACCAAAACTAGTGGCCACTCTAGGCTTCCATAGATTAAATGCCCCAGATAATACTTCTAGAATTTACATAGGCCCATCATTAAATTTAGTGGGAGCACCGGGAGATGGAAGACAGGATCTAATGTGAGCAGACTTTAGCGATAAGTGAAAAGGAGAATGCAGTTGTTCTGGTTCTTCACCGATGCTGGATTTTACAGTGCGCTGCCCAGAATGTCACCATCTATGGTTTGTAATCATCTTTTCATTTCACCATCTTTAAGCAAATTTCTCACTTAAGTTTGCTTTTTCAAATGAAGAGAAATGCTGTCTCTCCTTTATCAGccaaactgatggagaaaaGCACAGCTCAAACTGTGGAATAAATGCAATAACAGAAACTTCAACAAGCTCCCTATTTCCATCAgtcattttatgtattttatctAGACATGTAAGTTTCAAAATGATCTAATGCTCACAACATTTCACAAACTCAGTCCGTGTTCCCACAAATCTCCCACCGGACCGCAACACATCGGCTACGGAATCCGAGGAGGGTCCGCTTAGTTAAAAGCGTGCAGGTGCTGTGTCGAGGTCAGTTTCCCTGCAGAGATCGGGTACCCCCGAGCTCCGCTCCGTACACACTGGGAAAGGAGCGCGCGGCCATTTGTTCCCGTTGTACGCTTGTACCACGGAGTTACGACGGAAAAAGAGGAGgcaaaaaatgtttctttttaaagcgATTTGAAAACATTGTCAAAACTTTCTTAATTTTATACTCTCTAcactgctgtttctttttagtttttttttttttagctgtaaTAGCTTATGTATTGTACACAATAATTGTATGATGTGGAAGACTTTTGAGTTTGAATGCATATGTGATGAATTTATTTGAAGGTGTGCACATTTCCCCATCAAGTCTAACTTCAAAGTGAAAAGTCTTAAGTCATTATAAAAGCATTGTATACAATACACTATCTgtcactgcaaaaaaaaaactgctttagactaaaaatgaagaaaaacggTTTTTTTCTCCACTACGTTTTCAATCTGCTTTCactttgtaaagaaaaaagtcGTTGTCGAAAACAAATTTGGGCCCTTACATTTTCCGTAGGAACTGCGTGTTACGAGCGCAGTTCGTCGGGAGCGACTTTTCAGCGAGCGCGTCTTTCACCGCGTGGACGAGGCGGAGCTGGAAGAGGGGTCGGGTCTCCACGGGGAAACTGACTTCGACGCAGCACCTGGTTCGCTCTGTCAACACTCGCAGAGCTCTGCTGCAAAAGGGCGACCATGTCGGAGCCGGAGTCTCTGAGGTGCTCCAGTGTCAGAAACCGTGGGGGCGTCCAGAGAGTCGAAGGAAAACTGCGAGCCAGCGTAGAAAAAGGAGATTACTATGAAGCACACCAAATGTATAGGACTTTATTTTTTAGGTAAGACTTAGCTCTGTGTTCGTTGGTAGGCGCTGTTGTAAGTGTCGTTTAGCTTCGACGCCGGCCTGTTCCAGATCTTTCTGCTGTCAACCCTGCTTTGACTGCTACTTGGATGTGATTGGTGGGATTTCTCCGCGGACCCACCTCCTCGTTGCGGTCCGTGCGTTTGTTTGGACAGTCGTCGTTTCGATCTTTAACGGGACGGCTAACTACGGCTGTAGGCTAgctacattttttgttttttagcagCAGCACCACTGATAGCAAGCTAATGATAGCAGAGTCGTGTTAGCTAAGAAACTAATGGAAGACAGCGACAACCTGTCTCAGTTGTATTCGAGATAATGCTTCCCcctaaaatgaactgaatacAGGGGCTGAATATGTTCTTAGGTTTCGGCTGTCATTTCCTGAACTTGTTTGTTGAAGCTGGCCAGCTGTGTTAGCATGTAGCCATGTAGCAACATTCTGCTTCAGCGAACTCTGAGGTGGAGTATGACGGCAGGACATGTTCCTGCCTAGTTGATTGTTTTGTCTTCAGGTACGACCAGTCGTCGTTTGATCGCCATCATTCATATTAAAAGAGACGTCATGTCGGATTTAATTTGCTCCCGTGTGTTGGGTTTAATTTAGACAAGAAGCAGTCTCTCAACGTCTCACAAATCTAAACTCCCTGCTCCCAACACCGTGTAACGTAGAAAAAGCTCTATTTTCTCTAcctcattcatttatttgtaaGCCCTTCTTTTCATGCGCCCACCAGATCTTTTGGCTAAATAGAATTATCCCTGTATTAatcttgtttgatttttttattttgttgctgttgttccaAAGAGAATATGTCTAAATATTATTGGTGGCTTGCAGTCTTCAACAAAAGCATCATAACCAAATCAATGAGTAGTCTTGAAGCTACACGAATCACGGGCGGTGCTGTTTTATGTGCAATACTAACAATGTTGTGTTCCATCAGGTACATGTCACAGGCAAAACATGCCGAGGCCAGAGAGCTGATGTACAATGGGGCTTTGCTCTTTTTCAGCTATAACCAGGTACGTGCTGcattaggcttttttttttcagtctgaaAAATGTGGTGTTATGTTTGAAAATGGCTTATTAGACTGGAGACTTCATGTGCTGCTTTTATGTTTTGGGATATAAGGCTAAGATAATGCGtgtagggttaaaaaaaaaacaacaaaaaaaacttgaagCCCGGGGATCTTGTGGGCACATTTCAGCACCCGTTTGTTCATCTTTGATAGTCTGGTTTTGCTTATTCACACAGCACTGTAGTTGTAGAAAATGGCAGCTAGAGGGTGAATTTGGTTGTATGTTACTTTTCAGCAAAACAGCGCAGCAGATCTGTCCATGCTGGTGCTGGAGGTTTTGGAGAAGTCTGATACAAAAGTGGAAGATGAAATCTTAGGTGGGTGGCAAATCGTAAATGCCCCTTAAAGGCTACCCGGAATGTCTTGTGCCAAACTATACATTGTACAATTTAATGCTTTTTTTGTATCTGCTGCCCACAAAGTAATGTCCATATCAAGTCTGATGGGAAATTTGTAGGTTTTGCTACCCTAAATGTACAACATACATGTACTATTAACCTGGATGTAAGATGTTAAGTGTGTCAGTGAGTCGGGATCCCAAATAAAAAGTCATCTGTCAGTGCTGATTTAATGGCTGCTGACATATAATTTGGACTAGTAAGATCAGCTTGATCTATCTGTAAACTTTTGGACTCTTAAAACCACCGTTGAGCGCTTGGTACATGTGCGTATTTTTCCATTTCCAACATCCCttctatttgttttttctttattttgccgGCTTGCGGTTTGTGGAGCAGAAAGCTTGGCCAAGCTGTTCAGCCTGATGGATCAGAACTCTCCGGAGAGAGCAGCTTTTGTGTCCAGAGCCTTGAAATGGTCCACAGGAGGATCCGGCAAGTTGGGCCACCCAAAGCTGCACCAGCTGCTGGCTGTCACCTTGTGGAAAGGTAGGCGTCTAATCACTCTCCGCTCTCTGTgagcagaaagaaaaaagaaaaaaaaatgcacaaaaccagcgtgacgtgaatgaaactgaACAAGATGGAACGGTGCACAGATCCCTCCTTTGTCTTGCATATTTGGAATGCTGTTGTTTGTAATTAAAGAAGTTATCGCTTTTCTTGCTACGACAAGCCAGAAAGTGTGTTGTGGGGGGGGAGAGAGAAAAGAGGCCTGCGGGGATGTTGGAAATCACATCTCTGTTGGTCTCCACCTGCCATTTCTCCCATCAGGTGATCGGGCTATTTTTATGGTGtgcaaaaataaactttttggAGGCTTGCATCATCGCGCTTATCTCACTGTTGCAGCTGGAGCTTATCTCGCTCTCTCCCGGCTGCTTATTCTTTTTGTTACCCAGAATTCATCtgggtttctttttttcttttttttaaagtaacatCTGTCCATTGCCACCGAAAAAAgtagtttgtttatttattttttctccccTTTAACTGCCTATCCCCGTTCTCCGTAGCCAACCCCGGGCCTGTCCCAAGTGCGCTCCGACTGCAGGTTTTCACGTCCACATGGAATTTGATGCGCATGTCGCAATTTTAGAaagtaaaataattttttcaccccaaaacattttttttttttccagagcaAAACTACAGCGAGTCTCGTTATCACTTCCTGCATTCATCTGACGGGGAGGGCTGCGCGCAGATGTTGGTGGAGTATTCGGCGTCACGAGGCTTCCGCAGCGAGGTCGACATGTTTGTGGCGCAGGCCGTCCTACAGTAAGTGAGCCGCCACGCCCACTCTGTGAGACGAAGATATCAGTTGTTGATTATGCCGCATGGTAAAAGCTGAAAATCGATGGAGTTGTGAAAGCTGTCAAACCCGGGCCTGCGGCGGTCTGGTACACGGAACCCAACCTTGTCGTATTCCTCAGAGAATCGCCGAGctctcttgtgttttttgttccGTCACGCTCCCCGACCTTGTCTTCatcctctgcctcctctctgtTTCTGTCCTGTCCCGCTATCAACCCTCCAGGTTCCTCTGCTTAAAGAACAAAAGCGGCGCTTCCGTGGTGTTCAGCACGTACACAGAGAGACACCCGTCCATAGAGAAGGGCCCTCCCTTCGTCCAGCCCCTACTAAACTTTATCTGGTTTCTGCTGCTGGCAGTGGATGGGTGAGGACAGCTCTATCTAATGCACGACTCTTTAGAAATGATAAGAAGCCGTATTTGGAAAAGATTAAAGCAATGATATacgttttttgttgttgtttgttcttCAGGGGTAAATTA of the Odontesthes bonariensis isolate fOdoBon6 chromosome 23, fOdoBon6.hap1, whole genome shotgun sequence genome contains:
- the get4 gene encoding Golgi to ER traffic protein 4 homolog isoform X1 — its product is MSEPESLRCSSVRNRGGVQRVEGKLRASVEKGDYYEAHQMYRTLFFRYMSQAKHAEARELMYNGALLFFSYNQQNSAADLSMLVLEVLEKSDTKVEDEILESLAKLFSLMDQNSPERAAFVSRALKWSTGGSGKLGHPKLHQLLAVTLWKEQNYSESRYHFLHSSDGEGCAQMLVEYSASRGFRSEVDMFVAQAVLQFLCLKNKSGASVVFSTYTERHPSIEKGPPFVQPLLNFIWFLLLAVDGGKLTVFTVLCEQYQPSLKRDPMYNEYLDRIGQVFFGVPPKQSPSYGGLLGNLLNSLMGSGEEDDGAEEAQDSSPIELD
- the get4 gene encoding Golgi to ER traffic protein 4 homolog isoform X2, translating into MSQAKHAEARELMYNGALLFFSYNQQNSAADLSMLVLEVLEKSDTKVEDEILESLAKLFSLMDQNSPERAAFVSRALKWSTGGSGKLGHPKLHQLLAVTLWKEQNYSESRYHFLHSSDGEGCAQMLVEYSASRGFRSEVDMFVAQAVLQFLCLKNKSGASVVFSTYTERHPSIEKGPPFVQPLLNFIWFLLLAVDGGKLTVFTVLCEQYQPSLKRDPMYNEYLDRIGQVFFGVPPKQSPSYGGLLGNLLNSLMGSGEEDDGAEEAQDSSPIELD